The stretch of DNA TATATTATCTCAAAAACAACTGCGTAAGATCTACAGGCGGATTAGATTAACGAGCCACTACCTGCCTGCAACCCCATCCATGACATCACAAAAATTGTACGGGACTCGATTGTTCAACTACTAACTGATCCACttatacaataaataacaaagtgaGAAAAGGTTGTGTGCCCTACCTAAGCATTTACACCCTACGTACGTACTAAACCTTTACGAAACCACCATCTTGCTGGCCGGCTTAGGTCCAACGGCGGAGATCAACGCCGACGTCTTCTCCTGGAGAACGCGCACCACGTCCGTCATGGACGGCCGGAGCCCGGAGCTGACGTTGATGCACTGCAGCGCGAGCGCCGCCACGGTCACGGCCTCCTCGCGATCGTACGCGTCTCCCAACCTCCTGTCCACCACGTCGGCCACCTTCCCCTCGCTGACCACGGGCGCCACGGCGACCGTGAGCCGGCACCCCGTGTCCGCGCAGATGGCCTCCCGCCCGGTcaccagctccagcagcagcaccccGAAGCTGTACACGTCGCTCTTCTTGGTGGCCACGCCGGAGCGGAGGAAGTGCGGGTCCACGTACCCCGGGGAGCCCATGACGTGGCGCGCTGACGCCCTGGCCGCGGCCGGGAGGACCGCGGCGGAGAAGCCGACGTGCGCGAAGCCGAAGTCGCAGAGCTTGACGTCCATGTTGGCGTCGAGCAGGACGTTGGACGCCTTGACGTCGCCGTGGATGACCGCGGGGTCCTGGCTCTCGTGGAGGTACTCCAGCGCCATCGCCACCTGGAACGCGGCGGCCATCCGCCGCGCCCACGGCAGCGCCGCCCGCTTCTGGCCGCTCCGGTGGAGCCTCTCGTGCAGGTCGCCGTTGGGGGCGTACTCGAACACCAAGACGCCCTCCTCTGCACGCGGGAAAGAATCAAGATCAGCGCTCCAGCCAGAACTCCATTGCCTCGTTCGTAGAAATGTGGATGGGTTGACCAAGAAACGGACACCGATCGTGGTGGGTGTGTACCTCGTTCGTCGCAGTAGCCGAGGAGGCGGACGATGTGGGGATGGCGCACGGAC from Triticum dicoccoides isolate Atlit2015 ecotype Zavitan chromosome 6A, WEW_v2.0, whole genome shotgun sequence encodes:
- the LOC119317287 gene encoding salt tolerance receptor-like cytoplasmic kinase 1 translates to MLPGCGLLDCLRRGERDTHDAGRTDSRVSADPGGGSASSAGKSGRARRLEWAEVESVTGGFSSRVIGQGGFSTVYLASLTSSRLGAVKVQRSSERLHRVFRQELDVLLSVRHPHIVRLLGYCDEREEGVLVFEYAPNGDLHERLHRSGQKRAALPWARRMAAAFQVAMALEYLHESQDPAVIHGDVKASNVLLDANMDVKLCDFGFAHVGFSAAVLPAAARASARHVMGSPGYVDPHFLRSGVATKKSDVYSFGVLLLELVTGREAICADTGCRLTVAVAPVVSEGKVADVVDRRLGDAYDREEAVTVAALALQCINVSSGLRPSMTDVVRVLQEKTSALISAVGPKPASKMVVS